From the Cryptomeria japonica chromosome 2, Sugi_1.0, whole genome shotgun sequence genome, one window contains:
- the LOC131859787 gene encoding uncharacterized protein LOC131859787, giving the protein MEERKEWPIKLMWSSPILPKAGVFTWLALKKCILTGERLHRLGFLGPFRCIMCKKAEESLDHLLLQCEEAQTVWSFLLGKLGWMVPLPNIVLDLFSSWNIPSCRSVFSSLWLVAPSLVVWEIWNERNIRIFQEKEDSVESFLLRVERAIAESVLAAARNHNLAKHPYTSEDKNIQANWLLVNYQPVNGYLRVNPPLEKEEVKWEPPTKEWIKINFDGASRGNLGTSGVGVVARNDKGVILFKGAR; this is encoded by the coding sequence ATGGAAGAAAGAAAGGAATGGCCAATAAAACTTATGTGGAGCTCACCAATTCTACCAAAAGCAGGAGTCTTCACATGGTTGGCTCTGAAAAAGTGTATCCTGACAGGGGAAAGATTACACAGACTAGGCTTCTTGGGCCCTTTCAGATGCATAATGTGCAAGAAGGCAGAGGAATCCCTGGATCACTTGCTTCTACAATGTGAGGAAGCACAAACAGTATGGAGCTTCCTTTTAGGGAAGCTAGGATGGATGGTCCCTCTACCTAATATAGTCCTTGACCTTTTCTCCAGCTGGAATATACCGAGTTGTAGATCAGTCTTTTCTAGTTTATGGCTAGTGGCGCCATCCCTTGtagtatgggagatttggaatGAAAGAAACATAAGGATATTCCAAGAGAAAGAAGATTCAGTGGAGAGTTTTCTATTAAGAGTTGAAAGAGCGATAGCTGAATCAGTCTTAGCGGCAGCCAGAAACCATAATCTGGCAAAACATCCCTATACTAGTGAAGACAAAAATATTCAAGCCAACTGGCTACTTGTGAATTATCAACCCGTTAATGGGTATCTGAGGGTTAATCCCCCTTTAGAAAAAGAGGAGGTTAAATGGGAACCACCAACTAAGGAgtggataaaaataaactttgatggggcatctaggggAAACCTGGGAACCTCAGGAGTGGGAGTAGTCGCAAGAAATGATAAAGGGGTAATCCTTTTCAAGGGTGCACGATGA